TCAACAATTTCGATGGGTCGGACGCTGCCAAGCCCAACAGTTAGTTTTGGCTGCACGCACTCCCCCTTTACTGAAATATTACACATTCCTCTCCAGTGAGCGGGGCGTAAAAATAGATCCTGGGCTCGGTTGTGGTCTTTCTGTTTTTAGAACGGACGCGGCCAGCTGAGACCCAGTTCCCCACATGGGGTGACTGACGCCCAGTCCTGGCTTGGCCGGACGAGATCCTCCCGCGCCGTCCTCCCTCGGGCTTTAGCTAGTGCCCgggacgtgggggtggggggtgatgagCTGTCACCGTTGCTGCgacgggggccgggggggggttTCCCCTTTACTCCCCCATCTCCCGTCTCAAAGATTGCGTGAGACTGCAGAGTCGGATTCCCCCACCCTGACTTCCCGTCTGTCCCCGGGTGGGCGAGCTGGAGTCATTGACCCGTTGGCTGCTCTTCCCAGGCCGCGTCCTTCTGCCGGGCCCCGGCTCGATGTCGCCCAGCGTTGGTGGACGCGGCCGACGCCGCCTCCCTTCCCAAGGGTGCTTTCTCCACCCCAAGAAAAACAGCCTTCTTCCCAGAAATAAGAAAGCGGCATCTGGAACTTCGTTATCCTTGTGCTTTCCACCTTCCGGTGGTCATCACGGGGTCCACAAGAGGCCCCCTTATTAGACCTGTCAGTTCCACGAGGCAGGGCCGTCCCCGTCCTGCTCACTGACCCATTCCAGTGTCAGAAGGGCACCCCTCACACCTGTCTCTCAGAACCTCTGCTATGGCATAGCCTTCAGAGGCCTGGTGGAAGGCAAGGGGGACAGTCCCCAGCAGTCTCCGGACTGCAGGCTCTGACGAAGTCCACGGGACAGGACGGTGGCTTGGCCACACTACTTGGGGGGGAGCTTTGCAGCCCAGACTCCATGACCTGACACTGGGCACCCAAAATGGGGGCTCCAGAGTAGCATTCACCCCGGCTGTGCTACGTGTCCCTGCTGTGGACAACAGGTACCATGAGCCAGGCCCCTGGTGACCAGAGGAAGGCGTGCAGGAAGGCGTGAGAGGAGCCAGAGCCCAGAGGGGACCCACTGGGACTATTGCCAACGCCCCGTGCAGGTGGCACTGTCCCTCGAGGAGTGCCGCTCGGTCTCCGATTGCCCAAGGCGCCATGGGCACAGCCTCCGTCATTCTGTCGTTGCGTTCGAGGATGTCACATCCAGCCAGTGCTGCTTGGGCGCCTTTCCAGCGATGGCCCGAAGCAGTCTGGGAACCACTGTGACTGCCTCCTCTCCACAGCATCCCTGGCTCGGTCCGTGGCTGCCTTCCACGTAGACAGTTGCTCAGCCTAGCCTTCCAGAGCCTTCTGAGCAGAGATCCCACTGGAGAAATTGCTGATCCTAAAAAAGCCCGAGGCTTGATGAAGTGTTCGCTTTTAAGTGCCTTCCTTACGTTGCAATTTCCAGATCAAAGTCAACTCCATTCTAAGCCTTGGTCTCCACTTCCGAGGTATCTTTAGCAACTTGCTTACTTAAAGAAACCCGTCCTCTCTATGCCCACAGTCTCCCTGTATTCTACTGTGGAATTTGGAAATATGCAGAGTACTGAGAATGGTTCATTCAAAAACAGCCCTTTAGAAAGTCAGATTAGATCATCAACATACTTACGGAAGGCCTGCTGTGTGCAAGGCTCTCCGGTGTCTATGTGGATGTCATCCCTGGTGGCCGCTGGTTTCTGTACCTGGCATGATGCCCAGCACGACCGGATCCAGGTTGGACAGTTCACTGAATTGCTCCCAATGTCCCGTttgctcatctgtagaatgaaaattaaaacaaaaaacaaaacacccagcccaaggggctcctgggtggttcagtctgctgcttgatttcagctcaagtcacgatctcacggtttcgggagttcgagccctgcgtcggactcagTGCGCTTAccacgcggagcctgcttgggattctccctctccctctctgccccttccccgctcacactccctctgtctcaagatgaataaacttaaaaaaaacaaaaaacaaaaaaccaaacccagtCCAACAACAACGAAAAAGTGCCCAATGCATTAGACGCACTCGAGCACCCGCGACCGTCAGAGCTTTGACGTCTTTTCCTTGGTGTAACGGCGAGCTTCAGGGCACCTGTGCTCGTGATTGGAACGTAGTTTTTTCTCGTGGCTTTATCACATCTCATTTACAAGCCTTGAGTAGTGACCTGTGGCCACCAGAGCCCAGGCTTTTGGAGAAGTGTCAGACTGAGACCGCAGGCCAGTTTGTGAAACCAAGCGAAGGCATATGCCTTCAAGTAACGAAGAGCCGTGTTTTGTACATTAAGTTAGCACCGTTTTGAATTCCACTGTGTCCACGTGGAAACAGTAACTGAAAATATCCTCCGATACATCGCTGGGCTGGTGGCGTTAGAAATCAGGGCAGCCCTGGAAAACAAGCTGGCTGGTATGCGCCTAGAACCGCAAGAGAGGGAAGGTGTAAAGCTTTTGTGTCTTGACATTTCACTTCGGGAAGCCGATCTGAAGAAACGAAGTCCACACGGGCGGGCGCTGTAGGCACGAAGGTGGTTGTGGCAGCCTTAATGGTAAGAACACAGGTCAGAAGATGCAGGTTGTCCGCGAGTGAGAAAACGGCTAAGTAGACGGTGAGGCAGCTCCTCAGGGAAGTAGCTTGTACGCAGTACAAATAATGGTCACAAAGGCCACATAACCCCATGGGCCGCGCTCACGAGTAAGTGAAAACACAACACCCCGTATCACATGCGTAACAGAACCACCGCCTCATATGATACGTGTACGAAAATGGCTCCCCCAAAATgcaaaaggtagaaagaaaatgcttttttcctGATTCCTCGACTCTGCGCATTATCAGTGCggtttcattgcttttattaaaaaaaaaaagaagaggatctGAGAGCaaagtggggaggaagagaggaatgtTCAAGATTGTTCGAGATTGATTTTAGAGATGGTTGAGGCGGGAGACTGCTTGCTGTGCAGGCCCGGGAGGCCCCGTCCGTGTGCTCTGGCCTGGAGATGGGGCTTGGGATTCCTTCCGTCTAATGATTTGTTCTCCAGGACAGAGCAGCACTGGCGTTTTTAGAGGCCGCTGTGCTGAGCAGTCTCGGACCAAGGAAGGCATTTCTGGGACAGTCGGGCCGGGTGGGGGTGCTGCCCTGGCCTCGGGGACCTAGGCTCACAGGTGGGCGATGGCATCCGGCTTCCAGGACCAGGACGAGGTCAGAGCTGCAGAGCCCTGCTGAGCGGGGAGCGTCCCAGCAGAGGACCCCTCTGCATGACACACGGTCTTGCTTGGCTTGTGAGGCCACAACAAatacgggggcggggggtgggggtcaaaCAGCAGACGTTCATTTCGCACAGTCGTAGAGGCCCGGAGGTCAGGGTGACAGTGCGACGGGGTTCTGGTGAGAACCCGCTTTCCTAGCTTGCAGGACAGCCGCCTCCTCGTGTCCGTGAGCGGTGGGAGAGAGATCCTTGCCCTTGTGTCTGTGTTGATAAGGACACCGGTCTCATCGTGGGGggccccactctcatgacctcatctcagACTGatcacctctcaaaggccccacctcctgtTACCGTCActttgggagttagggcttccgTGGGAGAATTGGGGCACACAGGTGTGCATTCTGTAGCAGGCTTCGAGAAGCCAGAGCGGGCGAGGCCGGGTGGGTCGGGTCTCCGAGGCTGCACTCAGGCCCACCCTTGACCTTCGTGGTTTTGTCCAGGAAAGCAGGGTCTGGCTCGGTTGGTTTCTTTCACGCttgttctcccccctccccaccccccccaccccccgccgccctaGGTCAGGAGCGAAGGGCCTGGGCAGTGGGGGCCGGGTGTTGACCTTCACGGCCGTGCTGTGCCCGGCTGGGCCGTGCACCTTCTCAATCACCTTCCCAGGGAGGGCGGTCACCGCCAGACAGCTGCTCCTCTGGAAGGCACTGGAATCAGTCCCGACAAGACAAGGGGGTGCTCTGCTCCCCAGGCAGTGAGGCCTCAGTCATCAGTGAGTCAGAGCCTCTGCGCcgttgggggcctgggtggccgCGCTCCCGTGCGGTGGGTTGGCCGATGGCCGTCCTGAGGGGCAGACGGTTTCGGCAGATGGACGACACCCAGTGTTGATGTTGCCGGGCGCACAGAGGTGTGAGCTGGTGCAGCCCTTGCACCGGATCGTAAGGCTGGCTCTCTCCTTTCTGTGTCCCCGCTGCAGAGTCAGATGGAGTTCAGCGTGTGCTCCTTGTCTATCCAAGAGCCGGGCAGCGGCCCGGGCGGCGAGCCGAGGCAGTCTAAAGCCTCCCAGGGCTCGCAGGCCCTCCGGCCCTCCCAGGGCGGCAAGTCCTCCAGCCTGGATGCCCTGGGTCCCGCCCGGAAGGAAGAGGAAGCTTCCTTCTGGAAGATCAACGCCGAGCGCTCCCGGGGAGAGGGGCCTGAGGCCGAGTTCCAGTCGCTGACCCCCAGCCAGATCAAGTCCATGGAGAAGGGTGAAAAGGTCTTGCCTGCCTGTTACCGGCAGGACCCCGCCCTGAAGGACAGGGAGGCCAAGGCCGAAAGGCCCGGCAACCTCCGCCAGGAGCAGCGCAGCCTCCCCTGCGTCAGCATCGAGCCCGAGAGACCCCAGCCCGTCCAGGCCCGCCCCAGCACCACCCCGTCCGAGCCCGAGGGGAAGCTTGCCTCTCCCGAGGCCAGGCGGGAGGACGTAGAGGACGTAGAAGACTCTCTGTTCTCGGAACCCGTGCCTACACAGGTGAGTGGCCGCCTCCTCCGGGGGGGACCCCGGGAGGCCTCCCACAAGACGGGTGGGCCACAGACGCCCCTCCCTGGGCATCTGGGGCATCTGGGCCACAGATGCttgcttcttcccctcccccttcctcccgcTGCCCACTCCTTGGGCGACTTTTGGGATCGGGAGAGCGGCGACCGACCAATCCACCAGGGGCGTGTTTTGTGGGTCCATCTCGGTGCCATGACTTGGTTGCCCGTTACTCGTGGTGTGCCGCAGATGCCAGCTGCCTTTCCCCACGTGTGTGAGGGCAGGTAGGGGAGGGACCGCAGGAGGGCGGTGAACACAGGAGCTCGCAGGGGGGAGGCGGTCAGTGTGGGAGGGGTTCGGACGCCCCCCTCCACCGAGGGGTCTATAAAGTTGGGCTGggtgttggggaggaggggaccgGCGGATGCCCCAAAGGGGGCACGGAGGAAGCAGGCAGGACCCCTGAGCCTCCCCCAAGAGCGGCCACACTGCCGCAGGAAACTCTCGCTTCAAGGAGTGATTGGCGGCTACTCGTTTCCAAGCAGGGTAGGGTTATGTGTCCAGCGAGGAATCCTAAGGAAGGACTTCTTTTGGgggggaagcaaaagaaagatcTGAGAGGGTCACCGGGTGAGGAGGAGGAGTATGTCGTGAAGGCGAATAAGGGTGTAGGAGAATAAGGGCGAGTGCCTTCTgagtgttttcccatttctttgtggaaGAAATCGACCATTGTCTTTACCAGTTGGTCTGAGACAGTGAAGAGAAAGCCCAGTGTTTGGTTAGGACTTTAAAGGGATCTAGTGTTGGAGGATtgcatcaaacaaacaaacaaaacaaccccaaaagTCATTATATTTCAAATTCCTGGGAagccttggttttgttttttttttaattttttttaatgttttttttttttaatgtatttttgagagagagaaagcacgggagggacagagagagagagagagagagagagggagacacagaatccaaagacaggctccaggctctgagctaggtgtcagcacagagctggacgcggggctcgaacccacgacccgtgagatcatgacctgaggcgaagtcggacgctttgccggctgagccacccaggcgccccgggaagcCTTGGTTTTGAGACGTGGGTTTACGATGAACAAAGCCATAGTTTGGGTGCAGGCATGGCTGAGAACCATTTCTGGGGGGAAATCATGGATAGCTCACGTACGTGGGTGAGACCACAGACAAGGTCCTGTGTCCCGTCCATCTCAGAGATGGACGGCACACCCCGGGGAACATTAGTGCTTCTTGGCAGTCAGACACGTTGTGTGAGTCCcgaggcagggagggcaggagggatcAAAAGAGACCACCTGCTCCCACTCGAGGATGGctagagggaggaaaagagtggTCTTTAGGATTGGGTCTGGATTTTGGAGCCTGGGGAAGTTACTTATTGGCCAGGCAGATGGACACGCCTGGGGGCCACCCCACCACAAGCCCTTCTCTGTGTGTGCCTTGCTGGTTTTCTCCATGTTAGCAGACTCTttggctgtcttttttttttttttttccccttgttaaCTCATATGTAAAAGAATGTCTGTTGTGGttaaatacatgtaacataccaTGTGCCATATTGAGTATTCTGTAGACCCAGGGGTCGTGACACGAGATGCGTTCGCGTTATTACGCAGCCATCGCTGCCATCCATCCACAGAACTCTTTCATCTGGGAAGATGAAACTCCACACCCATCGGCCGACTCCctattccctcctcccccagcccctggcagccgcCATCCTACTTTATATTTTCGCGAATTTGACTACTCTTCGCGTCTCACGTAAGCGGAATCAGACAGCGTCCATCTCTTTGTGACCGGCCTGTTGCCCTCCGCGTCATGGCCTCGGGGTTCACCCACGTCGTGCCATGGGTCAGAATTGCCTTCCTTCTgaaggccgaataatattccaccgtATGGATTTACCTGCATTGTTTGTCCATTCACTCTGCTGATGGACGCTTGGGTGGCTTCCGTTGCCTGGCCGTTTGTGAATAATGCTCCTTGTGAACGCGGCCGTACGAGTATCTGTCCCAAGtccctgctttccattctttgggaTATATCGCCAGAAGAGGAACTGGTAGATCGTATGGTAATTCTGTGCCTAACTTcctgaggaaccgccatactgtttccagcagtggctgtgccattttgcttCCCCACGACAGTGTGCAAGAAGGCCGCGTTTTCCGCATCCTCACCGCCAcgtgttctctctccttcttggtCGTAGCCACCCTAATGGCTGGGATATGGTATCTGTGGGTCTCCTCGTGGTTTGGATTCGCAGGCCTCCAGTACTCGGCGATGTCGACTCTCTTTCCATGtggcttcttggccatttgtgtatctctTTTTTGGAGGCACGTCTCTTCCGATCCCTTGTCCAGTTCTAGCAGCTGTGTCTTGTCACGTTGAGCTGTGGTCGTCCTCTGGGTGTTTCCCGGAATGGGGTTCCGGGTGCCTCCGCTCCTCTCTCAGCAGGTGGCCTTGTGAGTTGTCCTCccgaagaagggggggggggccctgtGATAGGAGCTCCGCCTGCCTTCCGCCAGCCGCACCTCCGCTTTCTAGCTCGTTCTTTCAGAGTCCCCACCGTCTTGAGCCAGCGttctcggcccctccctgccctgcctcctgtGGTACCCTGCCCCATCTCTTGGCTCCATTCTGTGTCTCTACCCTTCTCGCCCGCCTCCTCCTTCTGGCACACGTGCCAGGCTGGCCTCCGTGCCTCCGCAGTGATCTTTCTCTCATACCCGGCACCTGGCTCTTCCTCTGACGTGTAGAGTATGAGAGAGTCGTAATCGCAGAGACGTAGGAaagtggagggggagggcagagtcaGAGACGGCACGTGAAATCCTCGGGAAGAACGGATTCCTGAGT
The sequence above is drawn from the Panthera tigris isolate Pti1 chromosome D2, P.tigris_Pti1_mat1.1, whole genome shotgun sequence genome and encodes:
- the CD2H1orf198 gene encoding uncharacterized protein C1orf198 homolog, translated to MASMAAAIAASRSAVMSGNRPLDDRERKRFTYFSSLSPMARKIMQDKEKIREKYGPEWARLPPAQQDEIIDRCLVGPGAPAPRAPGDPGDSEELARFPGLRGPTGQKVVRFGDEDITWQDEHSAPFSWETRSQMEFSVCSLSIQEPGSGPGGEPRQSKASQGSQALRPSQGGKSSSLDALGPARKEEEASFWKINAERSRGEGPEAEFQSLTPSQIKSMEKGEKVLPACYRQDPALKDREAKAERPGNLRQEQRSLPCVSIEPERPQPVQARPSTTPSEPEGKLASPEARREDVEDVEDSLFSEPVPTQVTSSNVVLKTGFDFLDNW